Proteins encoded by one window of Diachasmimorpha longicaudata isolate KC_UGA_2023 chromosome 20, iyDiaLong2, whole genome shotgun sequence:
- the LOC135171479 gene encoding thiosulfate sulfurtransferase/rhodanese-like domain-containing protein 3 isoform X2 codes for MGGQLHRVLRPFRWLKLSSWSSIHQQNPGFLTPKSQQSPLTTSSPINSRMSTRESQGSPPKPQKVDYDGLLEAQRDKSVLIIDVREQMEIDETGKLPGSIHIPMGDVSKVLEVLPDDEFQKKYEKPKPGKETKIILSCRAGMRSAKVQDELEKLGYQNAWNYPGGWGEWESKQKS; via the exons atgggAGGACAACTGCACCGAGTGTTGAGACCCTTCCGGTGGTTGAAGTTGTCATCCTGGAGCTCGATCCATCAACAAAATCCAGGATTTTTGACTccaaaaa GTCAACAAAGTCCCCTCACGACCTCCAGTCCCATCAACAGCAGAATGTCTACAAGAGAGAGTCAAGGGAGCCCTCCAAAGCCCCAAAAAGTTGATTACGATGGACTCCTGGAGGCTCAGAGGGACAAAAGTGTCCTGATCATCGATGTCAGGGAGCAGATGGAGATCGACGAGACTGGGAAACTCCCTGGGAGCATTCACATCCCCA TGGGAGACGTGTCTAAGGTCCTGGAGGTCCTCCCTGATGACgagttccaaaaaaaatacgaaaaaccgAAGCCAGGGAAGGAAACAAAGATAATCCTGAGCTGCAGAGCTGGAATGAGAAGTGCAAAAGTCCAAGATGAGCTGGAAAAATTGGGATATCAGAA TGCCTGGAACTACCCTGGGGGCTGGGGTGAATGGGAAAGCAAACAAAAGTCCTGA
- the LOC135171479 gene encoding thiosulfate sulfurtransferase/rhodanese-like domain-containing protein 3 isoform X1, translating into MGGQLHRVLRPFRWLKLSSWSSIHQQNPGFLTPKINILISGQQSPLTTSSPINSRMSTRESQGSPPKPQKVDYDGLLEAQRDKSVLIIDVREQMEIDETGKLPGSIHIPMGDVSKVLEVLPDDEFQKKYEKPKPGKETKIILSCRAGMRSAKVQDELEKLGYQNAWNYPGGWGEWESKQKS; encoded by the exons atgggAGGACAACTGCACCGAGTGTTGAGACCCTTCCGGTGGTTGAAGTTGTCATCCTGGAGCTCGATCCATCAACAAAATCCAGGATTTTTGACTccaaaaa TTAACATTCTGATTTCAGGTCAACAAAGTCCCCTCACGACCTCCAGTCCCATCAACAGCAGAATGTCTACAAGAGAGAGTCAAGGGAGCCCTCCAAAGCCCCAAAAAGTTGATTACGATGGACTCCTGGAGGCTCAGAGGGACAAAAGTGTCCTGATCATCGATGTCAGGGAGCAGATGGAGATCGACGAGACTGGGAAACTCCCTGGGAGCATTCACATCCCCA TGGGAGACGTGTCTAAGGTCCTGGAGGTCCTCCCTGATGACgagttccaaaaaaaatacgaaaaaccgAAGCCAGGGAAGGAAACAAAGATAATCCTGAGCTGCAGAGCTGGAATGAGAAGTGCAAAAGTCCAAGATGAGCTGGAAAAATTGGGATATCAGAA TGCCTGGAACTACCCTGGGGGCTGGGGTGAATGGGAAAGCAAACAAAAGTCCTGA
- the LOC135171458 gene encoding angiomotin-like protein 1 isoform X2 encodes MSSLQQTGRFLPFTNNNIQRKQLSTQGLPQSLSGSDTDVSTSNENLSNEERYVIRHTARQEPQGQENQQQSPSRSSSHKENIPNIQGTIIPRNSLKDTLGSSNRNSLKESLTGSNRNSLKDSINGSNRNSLKDNLSNRTSVGSNRSSLDISTSSYNTLIIHNANDDSTWSPSGRLSSIVRDPGDMGYLFCDTGVKGHSTSPIMQSLSTLPQEDRYYDPTNSCQEITDIPDDYLNQSQVLKHLAKEVKPRKNQNHQDFVDHSSSRPTTILNPLKSKHRMLGPTEKLTLSRSQPDLSRLDRLDHDIYDPPSPRPHPKGREEIERTSTEIWPPSEMIQLVIQENSSLKLELERCYNKVSKSQKLELEISKVHRAHEDLAASCERREKLERAARLRLQNDVRRLTELNRALRDQIDLLTTRTDTTIVESMKKELTQRELLIGQLITQNKELAAAKERQEIELAAQRATLQEQRTHIDILDTALTNAQGNVVRLEEESRKKQVYVDRVGQLQRALSSLQASSDRREETERQLRGQLERELREGGGGGGGGGGGGLCGGDGGVGESLVELRRRVRERDEKIMSLEGDVAKWEQRYLEESALRQAAIDAASLPKDAKIAALEKTSQDAEKLIAEARSEKMRHLDEVHAAHKKLADLESRMKDLESKLAERDAMIRVLQKHTYDKDSSSSSGVCSYPAGHSSHSSTSADHPGITSTPELGGSSVLGGGGGYGSATTYGVTDSYKYRKQGSFEETNKSLDDQLKELDSQLLSKRALCCFPGFSNPGTASRKGKIPKSLLASVDCPGTSGGTSKSRLLDDTGTDGVIIDYGVIKGTVSRLSDGKPEDMMLLEKQGRSSQRQRMQEGEMRRAGSLPPSSLPRPPRTLKSTSRYCRLSDGETRKKSDPGPGVDSGVKGRDSGNCTLEYGRFDVKNQRKKRLEGCGQSTSMKKPSGGDYERLGDTKKLVGVDVKHREMQGRSLIPPTRRIGDYGRLSDGDGKASLRKQVGMSRGLSTGSTVSTKSGGRDSGGAASDVSISSLPPAKGRSIPRPNYRIQF; translated from the exons ATGAGTTCACTCCAGCAAACAGGTCGATTCCTCCCATTCACGAACAACAATATCCAACGTAAACAATTATCCACTCAAG GGCTTCCCCAGAGCTTGAGTGGCAGTGACACTGACGTGTCCACCTCCAACGAGAACCTGAGCAACGAGGAGAGGTATGTGATACGTCATACAGCTAGACAGGAGCCCCAGGGGCAGGAGAATCAGCAGCAGAGTCCATCGAGATCATCGAGTCATAAAGAAAATATACCAAATATCCAG GGCACGATAATCCCTCGAAACAGCCTGAAGGACACCCTGGGCTCATCAAACCGCAACAGTCTCAAGGAATCCCTGACTGGATCCAACCGCAACAGCCTGAAAGACAGCATCAACGGCTCCAATCGCAACAGCCTCAAGGACAATCTCAGTAATCGCACAAGTGTCGGCTCAAATCGCAGCAGTCTCGACATATCCACCAGCTCCTACAACACCCTCATCATTCACAACGCCAATGACGACAGCACCTGGTCACCATCCGGCAGATTATCATCAATAGTACGTGATCCTGGTGACATGGGCTACCTTTTCTGTGACACAGGTGTCAAGGGCCACTCCACCAGCCCCATCATGCAATCCCTCTCCACCCTACCCCAGGAAGATCGTTACTACGACCCCACAAACAGCTGCCAGGAGATAACCGACATCCCAGACGATTATTTGAATCAATCCCAGGTGCTGAAGCACCTGGCGAAGGAGGTGAAGccaagaaaaaatcaaaatcaccAGGATTTTGTCGATCATTCGTCATCCAGACCAACAACGATCCTAAATCCCTTGAAATCAAAGCACCGCATGCTGGGTCCAACTGAAAAACTCACCCTATCCAGATCCCAACCTGATTTATCACGTCTAGATCGTCTAGATCACGACATCTACGATCCCCCATCCCCCAGACCCCATCCAAAAGGTCGTGAGGAGATTGAGAGGACCTCCACCGAGATCTGGCCGCCATCAGAAATGATTCAGCTCGTCATTCAGGAGAACAGTTCCCTAAAACTCGAACTAGAACGATGTTACAATAAGGTATCAAAGTCCCAGAAGCTTGAGCTGGAGATATCGAAGGTCCATCGTGCTCATGAAGACCTGGCAGCGTCGTGTGAACGTCGGGAGAAGCTCGAACGTGCGGCAAGATTACGACTCCAGAATGACGTGAGACGATTAACCGAATTAAATCGCGCCCTGAGGGATCAGATTGATTTACTCACCACGAGAACTGACACCACAATTGTCGAGTCCATGAAGAAGGAGCTAACCCAACGAGAGCTTCTGATTGGCCAATTAATCACTCAGAATAAGGAACTAGCAGCAGCGAAGGAACGTCAGGAAATTGAACTTGCTGCACAGAGGGCGACACTCCAAGAACAAAGAACTCATATTGATATACTTGATACGGCACTGACTAATGCACAGGGTAATGTTGTGAGGCTTGAGGAGGAGTCGAGGAAGAAGCAGGTGTATGTTGATAGGGTGGGACAGTTGCAGAGGGCGTTGTCATCGTTGCAGGCGTCGTCTGATAGGCGTgaggagacggagagacagttGAGGGGACAACTTGAGAGGGAATTGAGGgagggtggtggtggtggtggtggtggtgggggtgggggatTGTGTGGGGGTGATGGGGGTGTTGGGGAGAGTTTGGTGGAGTTGAGGAGGAGAGTGAGGGAGAGGGATGAGAAGATTATGTCGCTTGAGGGAGATGTGGCCAAGTGGGAGCAGAGGTATTTGGAGGAGAGTGCGTTGAGGCAGGCTGCTATTGATGCTGCGAGTCTTCCCAA GGATGCGAAAATCGCTGCTTTGGAGAAGACCAGTCAGGACGCGGAGAAGCTCATCGCCGAGGCGAGATCCGAGAAAATGAGGCATCTCGACGAAGTCCACGCGGCCCACAAGAAACTAGCTGACCTTGAATCCAG GATGAAGGATCTGGAGTCAAAACTCGCTGAGAGAGACGCGATGATTCGTGTCCTTCAGAAACACACGTATGATAAggacagcagcagcagcagtgGAGTCTGTAGTTATCCAGCTGGACATTCCTCTCACTCTAGTACATCAGCAGATCATCCGGGTATCACCAGTACACCAGAGCTCG GTGGCAGCAGTGTTCTGGGTGGTGGTGGGGGGTATGGTAGTGCTACCACTTATGGGGTGACTGACAGCTACAAGTACAGGAAACAGGGTAGCTTTGAGGAGACCAACAAGAGCCTCGATGATCAACTTAAGGAGCTTGATTCACAGCTGCTCAGCAAG CGGGCACTTTGCTGTTTTCCAGGATTCTCTAATCCAGGCACTGCGTcgagaaaaggaaaaataccCAAGTCATTATTGGCGAGTGTAGATTGTCCAGGTACAAGTGGAGGAACGAGTAAGAGTCGTTTGTTGGATGATACTGGAACTGATGGTGTTATCATTGATTATGGAGTGATAAAAGGTACAGTATCGAGACTGTCCGATGGTAAACCCGAGGATATGATGCTCTTGGAGAAGCAGGGAAGGTCTTCGCAGAGACAGAGGATGCAGGAGGGAGAGATGAGACGTGCTGGTAGTTTACCACCGAGTTCACTTCCACGACCACCACGAACCCTCAAATCAACATCACGTTATTGTCGTCTGAGTGATGGTGAGACGAGGAAAAAATCGGATCCAGGTCCTGGGGTGGATTCTGGGGTGAAGGGAAGGGATTCGGGGAATTGTACACTGGAATATGGAAGATTTGATGTGAAGAATCAGAGGAAAAAGAGGCTGGAGGGGTGTGGTCAGTCGACGAGTATGAAAAAGCCATCTGGTGGTGATTACGAGAGACTGGGGGATACGAAGAAGTTGGTGGGGGTTGATGTGAAGCACAGGGAGATGCAGGGCAGGTCCCTGATACCACCCACACGGAGAATTGGTGATTATGGGAGGCTCAGTGATGGAGATGGTAAAGCCAGTCTCAGGAAACAGGTGGGAATGTCCAGGGGTCTCAGCACTGGGAGTACAGTGTCCACGAAGAGTGGGGGAAGGGACTCAGGGGGGGCAGCTAGTGATGTGTCGATATCGAGTCTTCCACCGGCAAAAGGCAGGTCAATACCACGTCCTAATTATCGAATTCAGTTCTGA
- the LOC135171458 gene encoding uncharacterized protein LOC135171458 isoform X1: protein MSSLQQTGRFLPFTNNNIQRKQLSTQGLPQSLSGSDTDVSTSNENLSNEERYVIRHTARQEPQGQENQQQSPSRSSSHKENIPNIQGTIIPRNSLKDTLGSSNRNSLKESLTGSNRNSLKDSINGSNRNSLKDNLSNRTSVGSNRSSLDISTSSYNTLIIHNANDDSTWSPSGRLSSIVRDPGDMGYLFCDTGVKGHSTSPIMQSLSTLPQEDRYYDPTNSCQEITDIPDDYLNQSQVLKHLAKEVKPRKNQNHQDFVDHSSSRPTTILNPLKSKHRMLGPTEKLTLSRSQPDLSRLDRLDHDIYDPPSPRPHPKGREEIERTSTEIWPPSEMIQLVIQENSSLKLELERCYNKVSKSQKLELEISKVHRAHEDLAASCERREKLERAARLRLQNDVRRLTELNRALRDQIDLLTTRTDTTIVESMKKELTQRELLIGQLITQNKELAAAKERQEIELAAQRATLQEQRTHIDILDTALTNAQGNVVRLEEESRKKQVYVDRVGQLQRALSSLQASSDRREETERQLRGQLERELREGGGGGGGGGGGGLCGGDGGVGESLVELRRRVRERDEKIMSLEGDVAKWEQRYLEESALRQAAIDAASLPKDAKIAALEKTSQDAEKLIAEARSEKMRHLDEVHAAHKKLADLESRMKDLESKLAERDAMIRVLQKHTYDKDSSSSSGVCSYPAGHSSHSSTSADHPGITSTPELVRMSGGSSVLGGGGGYGSATTYGVTDSYKYRKQGSFEETNKSLDDQLKELDSQLLSKRALCCFPGFSNPGTASRKGKIPKSLLASVDCPGTSGGTSKSRLLDDTGTDGVIIDYGVIKGTVSRLSDGKPEDMMLLEKQGRSSQRQRMQEGEMRRAGSLPPSSLPRPPRTLKSTSRYCRLSDGETRKKSDPGPGVDSGVKGRDSGNCTLEYGRFDVKNQRKKRLEGCGQSTSMKKPSGGDYERLGDTKKLVGVDVKHREMQGRSLIPPTRRIGDYGRLSDGDGKASLRKQVGMSRGLSTGSTVSTKSGGRDSGGAASDVSISSLPPAKGRSIPRPNYRIQF from the exons ATGAGTTCACTCCAGCAAACAGGTCGATTCCTCCCATTCACGAACAACAATATCCAACGTAAACAATTATCCACTCAAG GGCTTCCCCAGAGCTTGAGTGGCAGTGACACTGACGTGTCCACCTCCAACGAGAACCTGAGCAACGAGGAGAGGTATGTGATACGTCATACAGCTAGACAGGAGCCCCAGGGGCAGGAGAATCAGCAGCAGAGTCCATCGAGATCATCGAGTCATAAAGAAAATATACCAAATATCCAG GGCACGATAATCCCTCGAAACAGCCTGAAGGACACCCTGGGCTCATCAAACCGCAACAGTCTCAAGGAATCCCTGACTGGATCCAACCGCAACAGCCTGAAAGACAGCATCAACGGCTCCAATCGCAACAGCCTCAAGGACAATCTCAGTAATCGCACAAGTGTCGGCTCAAATCGCAGCAGTCTCGACATATCCACCAGCTCCTACAACACCCTCATCATTCACAACGCCAATGACGACAGCACCTGGTCACCATCCGGCAGATTATCATCAATAGTACGTGATCCTGGTGACATGGGCTACCTTTTCTGTGACACAGGTGTCAAGGGCCACTCCACCAGCCCCATCATGCAATCCCTCTCCACCCTACCCCAGGAAGATCGTTACTACGACCCCACAAACAGCTGCCAGGAGATAACCGACATCCCAGACGATTATTTGAATCAATCCCAGGTGCTGAAGCACCTGGCGAAGGAGGTGAAGccaagaaaaaatcaaaatcaccAGGATTTTGTCGATCATTCGTCATCCAGACCAACAACGATCCTAAATCCCTTGAAATCAAAGCACCGCATGCTGGGTCCAACTGAAAAACTCACCCTATCCAGATCCCAACCTGATTTATCACGTCTAGATCGTCTAGATCACGACATCTACGATCCCCCATCCCCCAGACCCCATCCAAAAGGTCGTGAGGAGATTGAGAGGACCTCCACCGAGATCTGGCCGCCATCAGAAATGATTCAGCTCGTCATTCAGGAGAACAGTTCCCTAAAACTCGAACTAGAACGATGTTACAATAAGGTATCAAAGTCCCAGAAGCTTGAGCTGGAGATATCGAAGGTCCATCGTGCTCATGAAGACCTGGCAGCGTCGTGTGAACGTCGGGAGAAGCTCGAACGTGCGGCAAGATTACGACTCCAGAATGACGTGAGACGATTAACCGAATTAAATCGCGCCCTGAGGGATCAGATTGATTTACTCACCACGAGAACTGACACCACAATTGTCGAGTCCATGAAGAAGGAGCTAACCCAACGAGAGCTTCTGATTGGCCAATTAATCACTCAGAATAAGGAACTAGCAGCAGCGAAGGAACGTCAGGAAATTGAACTTGCTGCACAGAGGGCGACACTCCAAGAACAAAGAACTCATATTGATATACTTGATACGGCACTGACTAATGCACAGGGTAATGTTGTGAGGCTTGAGGAGGAGTCGAGGAAGAAGCAGGTGTATGTTGATAGGGTGGGACAGTTGCAGAGGGCGTTGTCATCGTTGCAGGCGTCGTCTGATAGGCGTgaggagacggagagacagttGAGGGGACAACTTGAGAGGGAATTGAGGgagggtggtggtggtggtggtggtggtgggggtgggggatTGTGTGGGGGTGATGGGGGTGTTGGGGAGAGTTTGGTGGAGTTGAGGAGGAGAGTGAGGGAGAGGGATGAGAAGATTATGTCGCTTGAGGGAGATGTGGCCAAGTGGGAGCAGAGGTATTTGGAGGAGAGTGCGTTGAGGCAGGCTGCTATTGATGCTGCGAGTCTTCCCAA GGATGCGAAAATCGCTGCTTTGGAGAAGACCAGTCAGGACGCGGAGAAGCTCATCGCCGAGGCGAGATCCGAGAAAATGAGGCATCTCGACGAAGTCCACGCGGCCCACAAGAAACTAGCTGACCTTGAATCCAG GATGAAGGATCTGGAGTCAAAACTCGCTGAGAGAGACGCGATGATTCGTGTCCTTCAGAAACACACGTATGATAAggacagcagcagcagcagtgGAGTCTGTAGTTATCCAGCTGGACATTCCTCTCACTCTAGTACATCAGCAGATCATCCGGGTATCACCAGTACACCAGAGCTCG TTCGTATGTCAGGTGGCAGCAGTGTTCTGGGTGGTGGTGGGGGGTATGGTAGTGCTACCACTTATGGGGTGACTGACAGCTACAAGTACAGGAAACAGGGTAGCTTTGAGGAGACCAACAAGAGCCTCGATGATCAACTTAAGGAGCTTGATTCACAGCTGCTCAGCAAG CGGGCACTTTGCTGTTTTCCAGGATTCTCTAATCCAGGCACTGCGTcgagaaaaggaaaaataccCAAGTCATTATTGGCGAGTGTAGATTGTCCAGGTACAAGTGGAGGAACGAGTAAGAGTCGTTTGTTGGATGATACTGGAACTGATGGTGTTATCATTGATTATGGAGTGATAAAAGGTACAGTATCGAGACTGTCCGATGGTAAACCCGAGGATATGATGCTCTTGGAGAAGCAGGGAAGGTCTTCGCAGAGACAGAGGATGCAGGAGGGAGAGATGAGACGTGCTGGTAGTTTACCACCGAGTTCACTTCCACGACCACCACGAACCCTCAAATCAACATCACGTTATTGTCGTCTGAGTGATGGTGAGACGAGGAAAAAATCGGATCCAGGTCCTGGGGTGGATTCTGGGGTGAAGGGAAGGGATTCGGGGAATTGTACACTGGAATATGGAAGATTTGATGTGAAGAATCAGAGGAAAAAGAGGCTGGAGGGGTGTGGTCAGTCGACGAGTATGAAAAAGCCATCTGGTGGTGATTACGAGAGACTGGGGGATACGAAGAAGTTGGTGGGGGTTGATGTGAAGCACAGGGAGATGCAGGGCAGGTCCCTGATACCACCCACACGGAGAATTGGTGATTATGGGAGGCTCAGTGATGGAGATGGTAAAGCCAGTCTCAGGAAACAGGTGGGAATGTCCAGGGGTCTCAGCACTGGGAGTACAGTGTCCACGAAGAGTGGGGGAAGGGACTCAGGGGGGGCAGCTAGTGATGTGTCGATATCGAGTCTTCCACCGGCAAAAGGCAGGTCAATACCACGTCCTAATTATCGAATTCAGTTCTGA